A DNA window from Mycolicibacter terrae contains the following coding sequences:
- a CDS encoding helix-turn-helix domain-containing protein, whose amino-acid sequence MMTTSQAAAAFDISIPVLQRAIRKSGLRMRLTKRGTDYLFSPDDLDAVSEYRHKPKSAKTPGHSDTPGLPLEWLSDPAHTAEFVIAAYIGHNDPALTMRLYAHSQDDALRAAANSLQH is encoded by the coding sequence ATGATGACGACCTCGCAGGCCGCTGCGGCATTTGATATTTCGATTCCAGTTCTACAACGCGCAATCCGTAAGTCCGGCCTCAGAATGAGGCTCACCAAACGCGGAACCGACTACCTATTCTCACCTGACGACCTCGACGCTGTATCCGAATACCGACACAAGCCCAAGTCCGCGAAAACTCCCGGCCATAGTGATACGCCCGGCCTTCCCCTGGAGTGGCTTAGCGATCCGGCCCACACCGCCGAGTTCGTCATTGCCGCGTACATCGGACACAACGATCCGGCCCTGACCATGAGGTTGTATGCTCACTCGCAGGACGACGCCCTGCGCGCCGCTGCAAACTCATTGCAACACTGA
- a CDS encoding glycoside hydrolase family 16 protein: MPEMNRRSMMLTTGIGMLATAMRAPQAWAQPAPAGPLPAAPAQTYLFHDEFDGPAGSAPDSAKWAVARARESMKDPTFWERPENVGQYRDDRQNVFLDGKSNLVLRAAKDGNTYYSGKVHSRWTGGIGHTWEARIKLNCLTPGAWPAWWMGNEDRGEIDVLEWYGNGNWPSATTVHTKANGAEWATQQIALDSAWHTWRCRWDDEGIRFWRDYVDGAAPYFTVPANSIADWPFNDPGYQVFSVLNLAVAGSGGGDPGAGSYPAEMLVDWVRVF, translated from the coding sequence ATGCCCGAGATGAATCGCCGCAGCATGATGTTGACCACCGGAATCGGGATGCTGGCCACCGCGATGCGCGCTCCGCAGGCGTGGGCGCAGCCGGCGCCGGCGGGCCCACTGCCCGCCGCCCCGGCCCAGACCTACCTCTTCCACGACGAGTTCGACGGTCCCGCCGGTTCGGCCCCCGATTCGGCGAAATGGGCAGTAGCCCGGGCGCGGGAATCCATGAAGGATCCGACGTTCTGGGAGCGGCCCGAGAACGTCGGGCAATACCGCGACGACCGCCAGAACGTCTTCCTCGACGGCAAGTCCAACCTGGTGCTGCGCGCCGCCAAAGACGGCAACACCTACTACAGCGGCAAGGTCCACAGCCGGTGGACCGGCGGCATCGGCCACACCTGGGAAGCCCGCATCAAACTGAACTGCCTGACCCCCGGCGCCTGGCCCGCCTGGTGGATGGGCAATGAGGATCGCGGCGAGATCGACGTGCTGGAGTGGTACGGCAACGGCAACTGGCCGTCGGCGACCACCGTCCACACCAAGGCGAACGGGGCCGAGTGGGCGACCCAGCAGATCGCCCTGGACAGCGCCTGGCACACCTGGCGGTGCCGCTGGGATGACGAGGGCATCCGGTTCTGGCGCGACTACGTCGACGGCGCCGCGCCCTACTTCACCGTTCCGGCGAACTCGATCGCGGACTGGCCGTTCAACGACCCGGGTTACCAAGTGTTTTCGGTGTTGAATCTGGCCGTCGCCGGTTCGGGTGGTGGCGACCCCGGGGCGGGCAGCTATCCGGCGGAGATGCTGGTCGACTGGGTGCGGGTGTTCTAG
- a CDS encoding oxidoreductase, translated as MSVWFITGASRGFGLQIARDLLDRGHRVVATARHAAAVTDALGDNENVLAVALDVTDEEQARQAVQAAVQRFGRIDVLVNNAGRGLLGAVEEATDAEVRAVYDTNVFGLLTVTRAVAPVLRAQRSGAIVNISSVGGFVSSPGWGVYASTKFAVEALSEALHAELKPLGVHVMVVEPGYFRTDFLDSSSLQIQQNRIDDYADGPAGQMRITAGERNHDQPGDPVKAAAAIIDVVESERPPVRLQLGNDTIAAVEAKLAHVQAELAQWRSVSESTDFDDVA; from the coding sequence ATGAGCGTTTGGTTCATCACCGGAGCATCCCGCGGATTCGGCCTGCAGATCGCGCGGGATCTGCTGGACCGCGGCCACCGGGTGGTCGCCACCGCACGCCACGCCGCAGCCGTCACCGACGCTCTCGGCGACAACGAGAACGTGCTCGCCGTAGCGCTGGACGTCACCGACGAGGAGCAGGCCCGTCAGGCCGTGCAGGCCGCGGTGCAGCGCTTCGGCCGAATCGACGTGCTGGTCAACAACGCCGGCCGCGGGCTGCTCGGTGCGGTCGAGGAGGCCACCGACGCCGAGGTGCGTGCCGTCTACGACACCAACGTGTTCGGCCTGTTGACCGTCACGCGCGCGGTCGCACCGGTGCTGCGGGCGCAGCGGTCCGGCGCAATCGTCAACATCTCCTCGGTGGGCGGGTTCGTCAGCTCGCCCGGATGGGGTGTTTACGCATCGACCAAATTCGCCGTCGAGGCACTCTCGGAGGCACTGCATGCCGAGCTGAAACCACTCGGGGTCCACGTGATGGTGGTGGAGCCCGGCTACTTCCGCACCGACTTCCTCGACTCGTCCAGCCTGCAGATCCAGCAGAACCGCATCGACGATTACGCCGACGGTCCGGCGGGTCAGATGCGCATCACGGCCGGCGAGCGCAACCACGACCAGCCCGGCGACCCGGTCAAGGCGGCCGCGGCCATCATCGACGTGGTCGAGTCCGAGCGGCCCCCGGTGCGCCTGCAGCTGGGCAACGACACCATCGCAGCGGTAGAGGCCAAGCTGGCCCACGTGCAGGCCGAGTTGGCCCAGTGGCGCAGCGTCTCGGAATCGACCGACTTCGACGATGTCGCCTGA
- a CDS encoding TetR/AcrR family transcriptional regulator → MSPEPDGGAGDRRPFIRPTGTRSDRIHQAILDATAELLDEGGFAAATVDAIAARSGASKATIYKHWPSRTAVAAEAFGAMMAQDLPLPDTGSAVGDLTEQVVRVSAFYASTRGQVFAQLLAACVDDAAGAAYFREYFLDGRRAAITELWRRGITRGDIDADVAVDDVIDLLFGPLIFRRMTGHCPLTEEHARRLAAAALRGVLPTNSAQPSGSDRSANRRASLR, encoded by the coding sequence ATGTCGCCTGAGCCCGACGGCGGGGCGGGCGACCGCCGCCCCTTCATCCGTCCCACCGGCACCCGCAGCGACCGAATCCACCAGGCCATCTTGGACGCGACCGCAGAACTACTCGACGAGGGCGGGTTCGCCGCCGCCACGGTTGACGCGATCGCGGCCCGGTCCGGGGCCAGCAAGGCCACCATCTACAAGCACTGGCCGTCGCGAACTGCGGTGGCAGCCGAGGCTTTCGGGGCGATGATGGCCCAGGATCTGCCGCTGCCGGATACCGGAAGCGCGGTGGGCGATCTCACCGAACAGGTGGTGCGGGTGTCGGCGTTCTACGCGAGCACCCGCGGTCAGGTGTTCGCCCAGTTGCTCGCGGCGTGCGTCGACGATGCGGCAGGCGCGGCGTACTTTCGCGAGTACTTTCTCGACGGTCGACGCGCGGCGATCACCGAACTGTGGCGACGGGGAATCACCCGCGGCGATATCGATGCCGACGTCGCGGTCGACGACGTCATCGATCTGCTGTTCGGGCCGCTGATCTTTCGCCGCATGACCGGGCATTGCCCACTCACCGAGGAACACGCCCGGCGGCTGGCCGCGGCCGCGCTGCGCGGTGTGCTGCCAACGAACTCGGCGCAGCCTTCCGGCTCAGACCGCAGCGCAAATCGGAGAGCTAGCCTCCGCTAG
- a CDS encoding glycoside hydrolase family 16 protein — protein MNRRQVMMMLGAGALAAAAPNPLARAVPVPPGAPGDPADPAAPPAAAAKPGGFIWHDEFDGPAGSAPDRSKWTVSNHRTPIRRPVGWDRPEYFYQYRDSRQNVFLDGKSNLVIRATRDGNTFFGGLVHGNWRGGIGTTWEARIKLNCQTAGCWPGWWLSNDDPGREGEIDLMEWYGNGEWPSGTTVHANPFGTAFETFALPVDGNWHNWRVTWNQSGMYFWQDYVDGMEPYFSVPAVGIEDVEEPVRVWPFNDPGYTVFPILNLAVGGSGGGDARQGSYPADMLIDWVRVF, from the coding sequence ATGAACCGCCGCCAAGTGATGATGATGCTCGGTGCCGGGGCGCTGGCCGCCGCCGCCCCGAATCCGTTGGCCAGAGCCGTTCCAGTGCCTCCTGGAGCGCCCGGCGACCCAGCCGATCCCGCCGCACCGCCGGCCGCAGCTGCCAAGCCCGGCGGCTTCATCTGGCATGACGAGTTCGACGGGCCGGCCGGTTCCGCCCCGGATAGATCGAAGTGGACGGTCTCCAATCACCGAACCCCGATTCGTCGTCCGGTCGGCTGGGACCGGCCCGAGTACTTCTACCAATATCGCGACAGCCGCCAGAACGTCTTTCTGGACGGCAAGTCCAATCTCGTCATCCGTGCCACCCGCGACGGCAACACGTTCTTCGGGGGGCTGGTGCACGGCAACTGGCGCGGCGGCATCGGCACCACCTGGGAAGCCCGGATCAAGCTGAACTGCCAGACCGCGGGCTGCTGGCCGGGATGGTGGCTGTCCAACGACGACCCGGGTCGCGAAGGCGAGATCGACCTGATGGAGTGGTACGGCAACGGCGAGTGGCCGTCCGGCACCACGGTGCATGCCAACCCGTTCGGCACCGCGTTCGAAACGTTCGCCCTCCCGGTCGACGGGAACTGGCACAACTGGCGGGTCACCTGGAACCAGAGCGGCATGTATTTCTGGCAGGACTACGTCGACGGGATGGAGCCCTACTTCAGCGTCCCGGCCGTCGGCATCGAAGACGTGGAGGAACCGGTCCGGGTCTGGCCGTTCAACGATCCCGGTTACACGGTCTTCCCGATCCTGAACCTCGCCGTCGGCGGTTCCGGGGGCGGGGATGCCCGTCAGGGGTCCTACCCGGCCGACATGCTGATCGACTGGGTGCGGGTCTTCTAG
- a CDS encoding TetR/AcrR family transcriptional regulator: MVIPAGPSPTRRTSAPRKRGDDTRARIIDETVRCITEEGFGAATAKHVAERAGVTWGVIQYHFGDRNGLLMAVVDEGVARLLASLSAVDVGELELRQRIEAVVDTAWSCYASPTSLAAFEILRATRGSLGEQSHQHLLQMNAAISHLGRLVSDDPADSGVAEVIWAALRGIVLAQMIIGGAFDWQTERRTLIEMVSYYLERERG, encoded by the coding sequence ATGGTTATTCCGGCAGGTCCCAGCCCGACTCGGCGAACCAGCGCGCCCCGCAAACGCGGCGACGACACCCGGGCGCGAATCATCGACGAGACAGTGCGCTGCATCACCGAGGAAGGGTTCGGCGCGGCGACCGCCAAGCACGTCGCCGAGCGGGCCGGGGTGACATGGGGGGTCATCCAATACCACTTCGGCGACCGCAACGGGCTGCTGATGGCCGTGGTTGACGAAGGCGTGGCCCGGTTGCTGGCCAGCCTGTCGGCGGTCGACGTCGGCGAACTGGAACTGCGGCAGCGCATCGAGGCCGTCGTCGACACGGCGTGGAGCTGCTACGCCAGCCCGACCTCGCTGGCCGCGTTCGAGATCCTGCGGGCCACCCGCGGCAGCCTCGGCGAGCAGTCCCACCAGCACCTGTTACAGATGAACGCAGCGATCAGCCACCTGGGCCGGCTGGTCTCCGACGACCCGGCGGATTCTGGTGTGGCCGAAGTGATCTGGGCGGCACTGCGGGGAATAGTGTTGGCGCAGATGATCATCGGCGGTGCCTTCGACTGGCAGACTGAGCGGCGGACGCTGATCGAGATGGTCAGCTACTACCTGGAACGCGAGCGCGGCTAG
- a CDS encoding PPE family protein: MDFALLPPEVNSGRMYTGPGAAPMLAAAAAWDALAADLETAAVGYSEVVSSLIGHEWSGPASAAMAKAATPYIAWLQQSSAKAEQTAIQAKTVAAAYETAFAATVPPAVVAANRALLATLVATNFFGQNTPAIAATEAHYAEMWAQDAVAMYSYAAAAAPASTLPPFDEPPQTTNPAGLSAQSAAASHAAGTSGQTQLNGAIQAVLQQLFPPAGSADTPPASLADLINPLTPYTSVAASGISFDSSMYTVVSNGAGWGRLLYVRGGVGGALTFEGLGPRGVLSAATTPAVGAGLGRATPIGGLSVPPTWATAAPEMQPTAFTLAAAETRLPAAVGLPPGTAFQEAMMGTTAGQGATTDTSSRGGQKTGKKNEEQDGQPATTLTNGSGWLASSWAYHTRRREGQPLPAHWRSSSSDQPA, from the coding sequence ATGGATTTCGCGCTACTTCCTCCAGAGGTCAACTCCGGAAGGATGTACACCGGCCCGGGGGCAGCCCCGATGCTCGCGGCGGCGGCGGCCTGGGATGCCCTGGCCGCCGACCTGGAGACGGCGGCGGTCGGCTACTCCGAGGTGGTCTCGAGCCTGATCGGCCACGAATGGTCGGGCCCGGCGTCGGCGGCGATGGCCAAGGCGGCGACGCCCTACATCGCGTGGCTGCAGCAGAGCAGCGCCAAGGCCGAACAGACCGCAATCCAGGCCAAAACGGTTGCCGCAGCCTATGAGACCGCCTTCGCGGCGACGGTGCCGCCGGCGGTGGTGGCCGCCAATCGGGCGTTGCTCGCGACACTGGTCGCCACCAATTTCTTCGGGCAGAACACCCCGGCCATCGCCGCCACCGAAGCGCACTACGCCGAGATGTGGGCCCAGGACGCCGTCGCGATGTACAGCTACGCAGCGGCCGCGGCGCCCGCCAGCACACTGCCGCCGTTCGACGAGCCGCCGCAGACCACCAACCCGGCCGGGCTCAGCGCCCAGTCCGCTGCGGCCTCACACGCGGCCGGCACCAGCGGCCAGACTCAGCTGAACGGCGCGATACAGGCGGTGCTGCAACAACTGTTCCCACCGGCCGGCTCGGCGGATACGCCGCCGGCGTCGCTGGCCGACCTGATCAACCCGCTGACGCCCTACACCAGCGTTGCGGCCAGCGGGATCAGCTTCGACTCCAGCATGTACACCGTGGTGAGCAACGGTGCCGGCTGGGGAAGGCTGCTCTACGTCCGCGGTGGTGTCGGGGGCGCCTTGACGTTCGAGGGGCTGGGACCACGCGGCGTGTTGTCGGCGGCCACGACGCCGGCGGTCGGGGCGGGCCTGGGCCGGGCCACCCCGATCGGGGGACTGTCGGTGCCGCCGACCTGGGCGACCGCGGCTCCGGAGATGCAGCCGACCGCATTCACCCTGGCCGCCGCCGAGACCCGATTGCCGGCCGCCGTCGGCCTGCCCCCGGGGACGGCGTTCCAAGAGGCGATGATGGGAACGACCGCGGGCCAGGGCGCGACGACCGACACCAGCAGCCGTGGCGGCCAGAAGACCGGCAAGAAGAACGAAGAGCAAGACGGACAGCCGGCCACCACGCTGACCAATGGCAGCGGCTGGCTGGCCTCGTCCTGGGCCTACCACACCCGAAGGCGCGAGGGGCAGCCGCTGCCGGCTCATTGGCGGTCGAGCTCGTCGGACCAGCCCGCATAG
- a CDS encoding PPE family protein, whose translation MYLDYGVLPPEINSGRMYTGPGSGSMLTAAAEWEKLAAEVHTAAAAYDSVTSGLATGPWTGPTATAMAAAAQPYVTWLRGTGAQAEQTARQALGAAEAYSTALASVVPPAVITANRVMLKQLVATNFFGQNSPAIGEAELQYAEMWAQDAAAMYRYAGSSAAASALTAFSQPPQTTNSAGQVAQSAAVAQAGSTAVTGNTATALSSLTSIIGQVSPFTGLATQGMSATMTGWSGTANFLSNLNNGIGLTAFNAENPGGLGEILNPPFLGPAGLGPGGLNLGGGLGSAGLGGAGLSASAGNALKIGGLSVPHGWAMPVTLASNVTPAGLASGVPMAPAAAGGMPGTAFGETMLGTLAGRGLGAATARAASNRRTVVPRPPAAG comes from the coding sequence GTGTACCTGGACTACGGGGTACTGCCTCCGGAGATCAACTCCGGACGCATGTACACCGGACCCGGATCCGGATCGATGCTGACCGCCGCCGCCGAGTGGGAGAAGCTGGCGGCCGAAGTGCACACCGCCGCGGCCGCGTACGACTCGGTGACTTCCGGATTGGCCACCGGGCCCTGGACCGGACCGACGGCGACGGCGATGGCAGCCGCCGCGCAACCGTACGTGACCTGGCTGCGCGGCACCGGCGCCCAGGCCGAACAGACGGCTCGCCAGGCATTGGGCGCCGCGGAAGCCTATTCGACCGCGTTGGCGTCCGTGGTCCCCCCAGCGGTGATCACCGCCAACCGCGTCATGCTCAAGCAGCTGGTCGCCACGAACTTCTTCGGGCAGAACTCGCCGGCGATCGGTGAGGCCGAGCTCCAGTACGCCGAGATGTGGGCTCAGGACGCCGCCGCCATGTACCGTTACGCCGGTTCCTCGGCCGCCGCCTCGGCGCTGACCGCGTTCAGCCAACCGCCGCAGACCACGAACTCGGCCGGTCAGGTCGCCCAGTCCGCTGCGGTCGCGCAGGCCGGGTCCACGGCGGTCACCGGCAACACCGCTACGGCACTGTCGTCGCTGACCTCGATAATCGGTCAGGTGTCGCCGTTCACGGGGCTGGCGACGCAGGGTATGAGCGCGACGATGACGGGTTGGTCGGGCACCGCGAACTTCCTCAGCAACCTCAACAACGGCATCGGTCTGACGGCCTTCAACGCCGAAAACCCCGGCGGCCTGGGCGAGATCCTCAACCCGCCGTTTCTCGGCCCGGCCGGCCTGGGCCCGGGCGGGCTGAACCTGGGCGGGGGTCTGGGTAGTGCGGGTCTCGGCGGAGCCGGGTTGTCGGCGAGTGCGGGCAACGCGCTCAAGATCGGCGGACTGTCGGTGCCGCACGGCTGGGCGATGCCGGTCACGCTCGCTTCGAACGTCACCCCGGCCGGGCTGGCGTCCGGCGTGCCGATGGCCCCGGCCGCCGCCGGCGGCATGCCGGGAACGGCGTTCGGTGAGACCATGCTCGGCACCCTGGCCGGCCGAGGCCTCGGAGCCGCGACCGCCCGCGCCGCTTCGAACCGTCGCACCGTGGTGCCGCGCCCGCCGGCAGCAGGCTGA
- a CDS encoding DUF732 domain-containing protein, with protein MKYARWIVTAVGAAALVVLAAPAHAENDPDAVFLAAVDQAGIEYTDPQEAVAVGRQVCDYLQSGHGPDAAARALKISNRSLSVKNAARFVAFSKTAFCPN; from the coding sequence GTGAAATACGCACGATGGATTGTGACCGCGGTCGGGGCCGCCGCATTGGTCGTCCTGGCCGCACCCGCACACGCCGAGAACGACCCTGACGCAGTGTTTCTCGCTGCGGTCGACCAGGCAGGCATCGAGTACACCGATCCCCAGGAGGCCGTCGCGGTCGGCCGGCAGGTCTGCGACTATCTGCAGTCCGGGCATGGGCCGGATGCGGCCGCGCGTGCCCTGAAGATCTCCAATCGCAGCCTGTCGGTGAAGAACGCCGCCCGTTTCGTGGCGTTTTCGAAAACCGCGTTCTGCCCCAACTAG
- a CDS encoding DUF732 domain-containing protein, whose product MKVRKPVLAAFTVAGLLGLAAPAAAEPSDSGFLGALDQVGISYPNPVDAVAGGHTVCEYLASGHSTNQAAKGVKNANPSLTLTKAHQFVSIARSTYCAEA is encoded by the coding sequence ATGAAGGTTCGCAAGCCCGTGTTGGCCGCGTTCACGGTGGCCGGTCTGCTGGGCCTGGCCGCACCGGCGGCCGCCGAGCCCTCCGACAGCGGTTTCCTCGGCGCACTCGACCAGGTGGGCATCTCCTACCCGAACCCCGTCGATGCGGTGGCCGGCGGCCACACCGTATGCGAGTATCTCGCCTCGGGTCACAGCACCAACCAGGCGGCCAAAGGCGTGAAGAACGCCAACCCCAGCCTGACGCTGACCAAGGCGCACCAGTTCGTCAGCATCGCCCGGTCGACGTATTGCGCCGAGGCCTGA
- a CDS encoding L,D-transpeptidase family protein, producing MRRLLSMFCAALCTAGLTPVASPSARADVNPWFAQSVGNASQVISVVGVGGSDAKMDVYQRGATGWQPVAAGIPTHVGSAGMAQKAKSGYPATPMGVFTLPYAFGTAPNPGGGLQYVQVGPDHWWDGDDHSPTFNTMQVCKKAQCPFDTGESENLQIPQYKHAVVMGVNTARTPGDGAAFFFHTTDGGPTAGCVAIDDAKLVQIIQWLRPGAVMAIAQ from the coding sequence ATGCGCCGACTGCTGAGCATGTTCTGCGCTGCATTGTGCACCGCCGGTTTGACGCCGGTCGCATCGCCGAGCGCCCGAGCCGACGTCAATCCGTGGTTCGCTCAGTCCGTCGGCAATGCGAGCCAGGTGATTTCGGTTGTCGGGGTGGGTGGTTCGGACGCCAAGATGGACGTCTACCAGCGCGGCGCGACGGGTTGGCAGCCGGTCGCCGCGGGAATCCCCACCCATGTCGGCTCGGCCGGGATGGCGCAGAAGGCCAAGAGCGGCTACCCGGCGACGCCGATGGGTGTCTTCACCCTGCCGTACGCGTTCGGTACCGCGCCGAATCCCGGTGGGGGACTGCAGTATGTCCAGGTCGGGCCGGACCACTGGTGGGACGGCGACGACCACAGCCCGACCTTCAACACCATGCAGGTCTGCAAGAAGGCACAATGCCCGTTCGACACCGGTGAGAGTGAGAACCTGCAGATCCCGCAGTACAAGCACGCGGTGGTGATGGGCGTCAACACCGCCCGCACGCCGGGCGACGGCGCGGCCTTCTTCTTTCACACCACCGACGGCGGCCCGACCGCGGGTTGCGTGGCCATCGACGACGCCAAGCTGGTGCAGATCATTCAGTGGCTGCGCCCCGGCGCGGTCATGGCCATCGCGCAATAG
- a CDS encoding phosphatase PAP2 family protein: protein MTRSAARATALVSVAAAVAVYVLMLLGYRQGWGWLASVDSAALDASYDIGIKHPDWVRFWDGLSTVFAPAVFRLLTMVAVVVEVVRHRLRSALFLLVAVEMSGLLTVLAKGSVDRPRPVTALAATSSSSFPSGHALGVTVGVGALLALALPLLRRGARVAAVCAGVLVVAAVGVARVALNVHHPSDVLAGWAMGWAYLAIWAVLLKPWGVDRPGPAAQDDRDDQL, encoded by the coding sequence ATGACGCGTTCGGCTGCGCGTGCCACCGCTTTGGTCTCGGTGGCGGCCGCGGTGGCGGTCTACGTCCTGATGCTGCTGGGCTACCGGCAGGGCTGGGGCTGGCTCGCCTCCGTCGACTCCGCGGCGTTGGACGCCAGTTACGACATCGGCATCAAGCATCCGGACTGGGTGAGGTTCTGGGACGGATTGTCCACGGTTTTCGCGCCGGCGGTGTTCCGGCTGCTAACCATGGTCGCGGTCGTGGTCGAGGTGGTGCGGCACCGGCTGCGGTCGGCGCTGTTCCTGCTGGTGGCGGTCGAGATGAGCGGGTTGCTCACCGTCCTGGCCAAGGGTTCGGTCGATCGGCCCCGGCCGGTGACCGCGTTGGCCGCGACATCGTCGTCGTCGTTTCCGTCCGGGCACGCCCTGGGGGTGACGGTCGGGGTGGGCGCCCTGCTGGCTCTGGCGCTGCCGTTGCTGCGGCGCGGGGCCCGGGTGGCGGCGGTCTGTGCCGGCGTGCTGGTGGTGGCAGCGGTTGGTGTTGCCCGGGTGGCGCTCAATGTGCACCATCCCTCCGATGTGTTGGCCGGCTGGGCGATGGGCTGGGCGTACCTGGCGATCTGGGCGGTACTGCTCAAACCGTGGGGGGTTGACCGGCCGGGGCCCGCAGCACAGGATGATCGTGATGACCAGCTGTGA
- the bluB gene encoding 5,6-dimethylbenzimidazole synthase, translated as MRRFVPDSTVDPHVLARLLAAAHAAPSVGLMQPWRFVRITDDSLRHAIHTLVDQERHRTARALGRREQEFLALKVEGIRDCAELLVVALREGRQAHIFGRRTLPQMDLASVSCAIQNLWLAARAEGLGMGWVSLFEPRPLAQLLGMPVDAEPVAILCLGPVPEFPDRPALELDDWAYRKPLSEFVSENSWEQA; from the coding sequence ATGCGCCGGTTCGTACCCGACAGCACAGTCGATCCACACGTGCTGGCGCGCCTGCTGGCGGCGGCACACGCCGCGCCGAGTGTGGGGCTCATGCAGCCGTGGCGATTCGTGCGGATCACCGACGACAGCCTGCGGCATGCCATCCACACCCTTGTCGACCAGGAGCGCCACCGCACCGCCCGCGCGCTCGGGCGACGGGAACAGGAATTCCTGGCACTGAAGGTGGAGGGTATCCGCGACTGCGCCGAACTGTTGGTGGTGGCGTTGCGCGAGGGCAGGCAGGCCCACATCTTCGGTCGCCGCACGTTGCCCCAGATGGATCTGGCGTCGGTGTCCTGCGCCATCCAGAACCTTTGGTTGGCCGCCCGTGCCGAGGGACTGGGCATGGGGTGGGTGTCACTGTTCGAACCGCGGCCGCTGGCGCAGCTGTTGGGCATGCCCGTCGACGCCGAGCCGGTGGCGATCCTTTGTCTGGGTCCGGTCCCGGAGTTTCCGGACCGGCCCGCACTGGAGCTCGACGACTGGGCGTACCGGAAACCTTTGAGCGAGTTCGTCTCCGAGAACAGCTGGGAGCAGGCGTGA
- a CDS encoding amidohydrolase family protein: MTHDDEAAVVRRIWAGLGLPGIIDVHTHFMPKSVMDKVWNYFDSAGPMVGRSWPITYRTDEVHRVETLRAFGVRRFTSLVYPHKPQMAEWLNQWSTEFARETPDCLATATFYPEPGAADYVGAAIATGARVFKAHIQVGDYDPNDPLLDEVWGVIEDSGIPVVIHCGSGPQPGRFTGPEPIRRLLRRHPRLSLIIAHMGMPEYREFLDICLDSAAVHLDTTMAFTAFVDELMPFPPGEQARVRAAGDRIVFGSDFPNIPYGYPDALTAITAVPGIDDTWLRGVLHDNAARLFAIALPSG, encoded by the coding sequence GTGACGCACGACGACGAAGCCGCCGTGGTGCGGCGGATCTGGGCCGGACTCGGGCTGCCCGGGATCATCGATGTGCACACCCATTTCATGCCGAAGTCGGTGATGGACAAGGTGTGGAACTACTTCGACTCGGCCGGCCCGATGGTGGGTCGCAGCTGGCCCATCACCTACCGCACCGATGAGGTCCACCGGGTCGAGACGCTGCGGGCGTTCGGGGTACGCAGATTCACCTCGCTGGTCTACCCGCACAAACCGCAGATGGCCGAATGGCTCAACCAGTGGTCGACCGAATTCGCCCGGGAGACACCGGATTGTCTGGCCACCGCGACGTTCTACCCCGAGCCGGGCGCAGCCGACTACGTCGGTGCGGCGATCGCCACCGGTGCCCGGGTTTTCAAGGCGCACATCCAGGTCGGTGACTACGACCCCAATGACCCACTGCTCGACGAGGTTTGGGGCGTGATCGAGGACTCCGGAATTCCGGTCGTCATCCACTGCGGCTCGGGACCACAACCCGGACGGTTCACCGGTCCGGAGCCGATTCGGCGCCTACTGCGCCGTCATCCGCGGTTGAGCCTGATCATCGCACACATGGGCATGCCGGAATACCGTGAGTTCCTCGACATCTGCCTGGATTCGGCCGCAGTGCACCTGGACACCACGATGGCGTTCACCGCGTTCGTCGACGAACTCATGCCGTTTCCGCCCGGCGAGCAGGCGCGAGTGCGCGCCGCGGGCGACCGGATCGTGTTCGGCAGCGACTTTCCGAACATCCCGTACGGCTATCCCGATGCGCTGACCGCCATCACCGCAGTTCCCGGCATCGACGACACCTGGCTGCGGGGCGTTCTCCACGACAACGCGGCCCGGCTGTTCGCGATCGCGCTACCATCCGGTTGA